TCAGACCCACGGCCAGCATCTGCGCGGCGTCATAGCCTTGCACGGCATAGACATCGGGCTGCAGCTTGTAGTTCTTGGCGTAGTTGGTGCGGAAGGCCTGATCGCGCGCCGTGCCCAGTTCGTCGGCATAGTGCAGCGTGGTCAGCATGCCCTGGGCGGCCTCGCCCTGAGCCTCCAGCGTGCCGTCGGTCAGAAAGCCCGGTCCGTAGAGCGGAATGGTCTTGGACAGGCCCGAGGCGTGATAGTCCTTGACGAATTTCACGGCACCTGCGCCCGCAAAGAAGGAGAACACTGCATCGGGCTTGGCCGCTGCGATCTCGGTCAGCAGAGCCTGGAATTCGACGTTGGGAAACGGCAGCGTCAGCTGCTTGCTGACCTTGCCGCCGCTTTTCTCGAAACCTTCCTTGAAGCCGTTGACGGCCTCTTCACCGGCAGCGTACTTCCAGGTCAGGGTCATGGCATTTTTCTTGCCCTCCTTGGCTGCCACCACGCCCATGGGGTAGGCCGTCTGCCAGTTGGAGAAGGAGCTGCGGAAGATATTGGGAGCGCACATGGGGCCGGTGACTGCATCGGCTCCCGCATTGGGCACGATGAGCACGGTGCCGCTTTCCTTGGCAGCCTTGGCCATGGCCATGGCCACGCCGGAGTGCACGGTGCCGACGATCACATCGACCTTGTCGCGCTTGATGAGGCGGTTGACGTTGTCCGTGGCCTTGGCGGGGTCGGATTCGTCGTCGACCTTGAAGTATTCGATCTCGCGTCCGCCCAGCTTGCCGCCTTGCTCGGCTACCTGCATGCGAAAGCCGTTCTCGATCGCCACGCCCAGGGCTGCATAAGTGCCGCTGAAAGGCAGCATGAAGCCGACCTTGATCTTCTCCTGCGCCATGGCGCTGCTGCCGCTTGCGGCGGCAGCCAGTGCGATTGCGCTCCATATTGCCCATTGCTTGCTCATGCTTGTCTCCTGCTGGTTGATGGACGAATGCCGGCTTACTCTCAGATCAACGGTTATGACTGGCTGTGGTGCTGGGGTTGGCACTGATGCACGAGCGCACTCTAACAACTTTAGGTTTAAAGCAATACCAGCGATTGCCCTAGTTTGTGACTACTGTTTTGATAGCTTCTTGCAACCTTGCGATAAGCAATTAGCGTGGTTTGGATTCCAGCTCACGCAAGCGAAAGCGTTGGATCTTTCCAGTCGCGGTCTTTGGCAGCTCATCGACAAATTCAATGAAGCGCGGGTATTTGTAGGCGGCCAGCCGGCTCTTTACAAAGGCCTTGAGTTCGGCCTCGCTGGCGCTCTGTCCGGGCTTGCACACCACATAGGATTTGGTCTTGGTCAGACCCTGTTCGTCGGTCACGCCGATCACGGCAGCCTCCAATACGGCAGGGTGCTGCTGCAGCGTGGATTCGACCTCGAAGGGCGAGACATAGATGCCGCTGACCTTGAGCATGTCGTCGCTGCGGCCTGCATAGGTGTAGTAGCCCTCGGCATCGCGCACATATTTGTCGCCGCTCTTGAGCCAGACGCCCTGGAAGGTGTCGCGTGTCTTGTCACGGTTGGCCCAGTACATCAGGGCGGCGCTCGGACCTTTGATGTAGAGGTCGCCAATCTCGCCATCGGCCACGGGCTGTCCGTCCTCGCCACGCAACTCCACCACATAGCCTGGTACAGGCTTTCCCGTGCTGCCGTAGCGTATGTCGTCCGGGCGGTTGGAGATGAAGATGTGCAGCATTTCGGTGGAGCCGATGCCGTCCACGATATCGGCGCCGAAGTGGGTCTTGAAGCGCTGGGCAATCTCTGCCGGCAGGGCTTCGCCGGCCGAGGAGCACATGCGCAGGCTGACCTGCTCGCGCGGCGGCAAGGCGGAGTGAGCCAGCATGCCTGCAAAGCCCGTCGGCGCGCCGAAAAACACCGTGGGCTGGTGTTCGGTCCAGCGCCTGAAGGTGGCTTCCGGTGTGGGGCGCTCGGCCATCAGCACCACGCTGGCGCCTACGCTCAGGGGGAATGTCAGGGCGTTGCCAAGACCGTAGGCGAAGTAAAGCTTGGCGGCGGAAAAGCAGACATCGCTCTCGCTCAGGCCCAGCACCGGCTTGCCATACAACTCGGCCGTCCAGTAGGGGTTGGCGTGGGTATGCACCGCCCCCTTGGGCTTGCCGGTGGAGCCCGAGGAATACAGCCAGAAGCCGGGGTCGTCGCCCATGGTTCTGGCGGCATGGGCCAGCGGCGTTTGTTGCAGCAGCCAAGGCTGCAGCGGCTCGAAGGCCGGTGGCAGGCCTTGCGGTGCTTCATCAGGCCTGGCGACCCAGATATGGTTGACCTCGTGCTGGGCCTGCTCCAGAGCCTGCTGCATCACGGCAACCAGCGCGCCATTGGTGAAAATCGCCTGCGCGCGGCAATGCTCGAGCATGTAGGCATAGTCAGCTGCGGTGAGCAAGGTATTCACCGCCACCGGCACCACACCTGCGTACATGGCTCCCAGAAAGGAGATCACCCACTCGCGCATATCGTGCATGACCAGCAGCACGCGCTCCTCGCGATGGATGCCGGCAGCGAGCAGGCCATGCGCCAAGCGGCGGGCCTGCTCCTGCAACTGCGCATAGCTGAGCGTGCCCTGGTCATCGGTGTAGGCGTTCTTGTCACCGCGCGCCTGGTTGAGATCGAACAGATGCTGGGCAAAGTTGAAGGCTTGGCTGAAGTCGGTCATGGCTCATGCTCCCGTCGTTTCGGCCAGTGCCTGCAGAACCTGCGGTGCAGCTTGTATGGCGCTTTTGCGATGATAGAAATCCAGTGCCCGCAGGCCGCCGAGTTCGGAGCCGCCGCCGGCGCGGCCCGGACCGCCATGCTGGGACTGGGGCATGACATTGCCGTGGCCGGTATGCAGCTTGGCGACAGCGGGGGTGACCACATGCACGCGGCCGTGGCTGGCTGCGAGATCGGTGGCAGCGGCGGCCAGGGCTTGGTCGTCATCGCCGTAGATTGAGCAGACCAGCGAGCCCTGTCCGCGATGTGCAAGTGCCAGGCCATGGGCCAGGTCACGGTAGGGTATGAGAGTGGCCACGGGGCCAAAGACTTCCATGTCATGCACGAGTGCACTGCCATCGGGGTCCTGTGTTCCCAGCAGCACGGGCTGGGCGCAGGCGGCAATCGCCGGGTCGGCATCGATCAGCGCGTTGCGTCTGCCGTCATGCAGGGCCGTGGTGTGCTCCAGCAACCGGCCCAGGCCCTGCTGCACGCTGTCGTAGTGCTCGCGGCTGACCAGAGATCCCATGCGCACAGCGTCGTTGCGCGGGTTGCCTACGGTGATTTTGGTCAGTTGTGCACCGATGGCCTGGGCCACACCGTCGTACAGCGCTTGCGGTACCAGCACGCGGCGTATGGCCGTGCATTTCTGGCCGGATTTGACCGTCATTTCGCGCACCACTTCACGCGCCAGCAAGGCAGCAGCTTCGCTGCCCGGGCCATGGCCGGGCATCAGCAGCGCGCAGTTCACGCTGTCGGCTTCGATATTGCTGCGCACTGAGTGGCGGGTGATGGCCGCGTGGGAGCGGATGGTCGCAGCCGTGTCCGCAGATCCTGTGAAGGAGACCACATCCATGGGCTGCAGCTGATCGAGCAATCCGGCGGCACTGCCGCAGACGATGGACAGCGCCCCGGGCGGCAATATGCCGGCATCGATCACATCCCTGACCATGCGCTGGGTCAGCCAGGCGGTGGCGGTGGCCGGCTTGACGATGATGGGCAAGCCCGAGAGCAGGGCTGGAGCCGCTTTTTCCCACAGCCCCCAGGCCGGGAAGTTGAAGGCGTTGATGAACAGCGCCACGCCACGTGTCGGAACCTGGATATGGCGGGATAGAAAGGCTCCATCCTTGGCCAGCGCCACGGCTTCGCCGTCACTCAGATGTCTGGCATCGTCCAGCGCTGCGCCCCATCTGGCGTATTGGTTCAGGGTGTAGATGCCGCCGTCCACATCGACGGCGGTGTCGTTTCTGACAGTGCCGCTGTTGGCGGTGGAGATCTCGTAATACGCATCGCGCCGGCTTTGCAGCACCGCGGCAATCTCGGCCAGAAGGCTGGCGCGCCGGGCGTAGCTCAGGGCGCGCAAGGCCTTGCCGCCGGTGTCGCGTGCAAAGGCAAAGGCGGCACCCAGATCAAGCCCTGTGGCATCGACACGCACCAGCTCGACCCCCAGTACCGGATCTCGTAACACACTGCCCGGGCCGCCGCCGGTTTGCCAGCGGCCTGCCACATGGTTGGCCAGTAACTCGGTCATGGGGGTCTCCTGAGGTGCCGATCTGAGCAGCATCAAATCTTTGATAAAACATGCAATATTGTGCGTGCAATCAGAAGATAAATACGAGACAATGCAGTGTCAAGCAATATATTGCATGATTCGCGTTAACCCCGACTGTTTATCATTCACGGCCTCTGAGGAGCTTTATGGATCAGTTAGACATGGCATCCGCGCTGGTTGCGGAAGGGGATGAGGCGGGCAAAAGCCCGCTGCTGCAGGCCTTGGGCGAGAGGGTGCGCAATCTGCGTGCGCGCCGCGGTCTCACGCGTCGTGGGCTGGCCTCTGCCGCCGTGGTGTCGGAGCGGCATCTGGCCAATCTCGAATACGGCACGGGCAATGTCTCCATCCTGGTGCTGCAGCAGATTGCCAATGCACTTCAGTGCAGCATGGCCGAGTTGCTGGGCGATGTGACGACTGCCAGTGCCGAATGGTTGCTGCTGCGCGAGCTGCTGGAAGGCAGCAGCGAAGCCGACTTGAAGCGCGTGCGACTGGCCGCTGGAGAGATTCTGGGTACCGCACCCACCGGCGATCCGCACCGGGCTTCGCGCATTGCCCTGATAGGCCTGCGCGGCGCAGGCAAGTCCACGCTGGGGCGCATGCTGGCCGAGCAGTTGAATGTGCCGTTTCTGGAGCTGAACCAGGAGATCGAGCGAGTGGCGGGTTGCAGCGTGCGCGAGATTTATGACCTCTATGGAGCTGGCGCCTATCGTCGTTACGAGCGTCGTGCACTCGAAGAGGCCGTGCAGATCTACAGCGATGTGGTGATTGCCACCCCGGGTGGCATCGTATCAGACCCCGCAACCTTCAACGAACTGCTCAGCCACTGCACGACGGTCTGGCTGCAGGCCCAGCCCGATGAGCATATGAGCCGTGTCGTGGCCCAGGGCGACACGCGGCCCATGGCGGCCAACCCCGAGGCCATGGATGATTTGCGCCGGATTCTGGACGGCCGATCGGCCTTTTATTCCAAGGCCGATCATGTCTTGGACACCAGCGGCAAGAGCTTGCCGCAAAGTTTCAGGCAACTGAAAGCGCTGGTCGCCGCCTGAGCGGATTCAGGCGGGCAGGGCGCGCTGAAGTATGGCCGCAATGTCGAGCCCGGCTGGGTCGAACGCTCCGACCACCATGGCTCCGTTCTGCGCGCCCAGGCGGGTGTGGATGAAGCCATCGGCCATGGGGGCGGGCGCGTGCCTGTGCATCAGGCAGGCCTGGGCCAGCAGACACAAGTCCTGCACCAGTCGGCGGGCTTGCGGCTCCAGTGCATCGGGGGCCGCAGACAGGCGTTGGGCCAGCGATTGCGCCATTGCCGTCAGCAGGGGGCGGTCGGCAGCCATATCGCTGAGATCCTGCAACAGCAGGCGCGCGGCTTCGGGCTCGCGGCCCATGGCGCGCAGCACATCGAGGCACATCACATTGCCCGAACCTTCCCAGATGGAGTTGACCGGCGCCTCGCGGAACAGGCGCGCGACGATGCTGTCCTGCACATAGCCGTTGCCGCCAAAGACCTCCATGGCTTCGCCCGTGATCTCCACCGAGCGCTTGCAGATCCAGAACTTGGCGGCCGGAGTCATGATGCGCTTCCAGGCGCGAGCCAGCAGATCGCCTTCGGCCTCCAGCTCATAGGCCTGCGCCAGATGCATGGCGAGCTGCATGGAGGCTTCGCTTTCGAGGGCCAGGTCCGCGAGCACGGTGGCCATCAGCGGCTGATCCGCGAGATGTTTGCCAAAGGCCGATCGCTGACGCGCATAGGCAATCGACTGCACGGTGGCGCTGCGCACAATGGCCGCGCTGCCCAGCACGCAGTTCAGTCGCGTGTAGCTGGCCATCTCGATGATGGTGGGAATGCCGCGCCCTTCCTCGCCCATGAGAATGCCCCAGGCGTCCTGCAGCTCCACTTCCGAGCTGGAGTTGCTGCGGTTGCCGACCTTGTCCTTGAGGCGCTGCACACGCACCGGGTTCTTGCTGCCATCAGGGCGCCAGCGCGGCACGAAAAAACAGGCATGACCGCCGAGCTCACCGCTTGCCGTGGCCATGCGCGCCACCACCAGATGGGCGTCGCACATGGGGGCCGAGAAAAACCACTTGTGGCCGCGCAGCAGATACTCGCCGCCGCGGCCGCCCTCATGCACGGGACGGGCCACCGTGGTGTTGGCGCGCACGTCCGAGCCGCCCTGCTTCTCCGTCATCCCCATGCCTATCCAGATGGATTTTTTCTGGCTCAAGGGCAGATCGCTGGCGTCGTACTCGTGGCTGAACAACCGGGCTTTCAACTGGCTCCAGAGCTGGGGCTCTTTTTGCAGCACGGGGATGGCCGCCGTGGTCATGGTGGCTGGGCATAGAGAGCCTTGCTCCACCTGGCCGTGCAGGTAAAAGCCGGCGGCCCAGGCGCTCCAGCGACCGCGGCTCAGGCTCTCAAAGGGCAAGGAGATCAGACCCTGCTCGCGATACAGCTGCATGAGGCGATGCCAGCTGGGATGGAATTCCACGGCATCGAGCACACGCCCGCGTGCGTCAAAGCGCTGCAGCTCGGGCGTATGACGGTTGGCGAGTTCGGCCTGCTCCCAGCGGTGCTTCTGGCCAAGCTGTTGCGCAAAGCGGCTCAGCGCTGGCACAAAGCCCTGGGCCTGCTGGCGCTGCAGCACCTCCTGCAAGGCAGCATCGACCTGCAGCAGGTCGATGTCGGTCAGCTCATCGAACTGGTTGAAGACGTCATGGGTGTCCAGGGCCTGCATGCGATCACTCCTGTGGCTGTGCGCTCGTCACAGGCCAATATAGAGCGCGTCATGGCTGACGCAAAGCGGGTTTTCAACCGCCTTGTGACCGGTGCTCAGCGCCTGCGTGCATGCTCGTACAAGCCCATGACGCGCGGCACGTTCCCCTCCAGCTGACGTATGCGATCGGGGCCTGTCGGATGCGTGGAGAGAAAGCCTATGCCGCCTTCGCCCGTGGCCTGCCCCATCTTGCGCCACAGGCTCACGGCGGCCTGCGGGTTGAAGCCGGCGCGGGCCGCGAGCTCCAGTCCGACCAGATCGGCATCGCTTTCGTCGTTGCGGCTGAACTTGAGGCTGAGCAACTGGCCGCCCAGGCGTGCCGCGGCATTGCCGATATCGCCCAGACCCAGCAGTTGCGCGCCCAGCGATATGCCGATGCTGGTGGCCTGATTCTTGGCCAGCTGCTCGCGCGAATGCTCGCGCAGGGCATGGGCCATCTCGTGGCCCATGATCATGGCGATCTCGTCGTCCGTGAGCTTGAGCTGGTCGATGATGCCGGTGTAGAAGGCGATCTTGCCGCCGGGCATGCAGAACGCGTTGATCTGCTTGCTGCCTATGAGGTTGACCTCCCAGCGCCACTGGCTGGCGCGCGGGTTCCACTGCGCGGCATAGGGAATGAGGCGCTGGGCAATGCCGCGCAGGCGTTGCAGCTGCGGGTTGCCAGCGTCTGCCAGCGCACCCTGAGCCTTGGCTTTTTGCAGCAGCTCCTGGTATTGCTGGGTCGCAGAGTTTTCCAGCGTCTCGGCCGGCACCAGCTGGCGCATCACCGAGGCCTTGCCTACCTCCACCTGAGCCTGCGCGGGCGCGTGCATCAGCGCAGCGCAGACCAGTGCGGGCAGCAGGCAGTTGCGGGTGGAGGGCAGGCGCAGGGATGAGATGAGGGCGTGCATGAGCGCCAAGTCTATGCGAGCTGCACTCTGCCTTGGGTCAGACGGTTTCTGCCGTCTTGCGCTCTGCCTGCACCACCAGCCACAGGCCGCCGATCACGCCGAGCAGACCGATCACGGACCACCAGGCGGGGCGCTCGCCGACCACCAGCAAAGACAGTGCAAAAGCGGTGATCGGCTCGGCCTTGCTCAGTGCCACGCCGGTTGCGGCAGACATGCCGCGCAGGCCCACGGAGAACAGCAGATAGGCAAGCCCTGTGGCGACCATGCCCAGATAGATCACCACGGCCCAGCCGTCGGCGCTGATCTGCAGCGGCCCGCCCAGCCAGGCCGAAACGGGCAGCGACAGCAGGGCTGCGCAGGCAAACACCCAGGCATTGACCGTGGCCACACGCGCCTGAAGCACCAGCGCCTGGTTGACCAGCGCATAGGCGGCATAGGACAGACCGGCCAGCAGGCACAGGGCCATACCAGTCCATGGCAGATGCTGTCTGTCGGTGGCAGCCAGCGCCATGACAATGCCTCCGCCCACGCCGGTGCAGGTGCCAAGCCACCATTGAGGGCTGGGCATGCGCTTTTGCACCACGGCCTGCATCAGACCGGCCCAGATGGGGCCGCTGCCTATGGCCAGCGCCGTACCCAGGGCGACGCCGCTGGCCTTGATGCCGGCAAAGAAGCTGAGGTTGTAGACGGCCATGCACAGGCCGCAGAACACGATGCGCGCCCAGCTTATGGGTTGGCGCGCATAGCCTCGGTCCAGCACCATCGCCAGAGCGACAAAGAACAGCGCGGCCATGACCATGCGCAGGCCGCCCACCCAGTAAGGCGAGAGCGGCGCAGGCGCGAAATGCTGTGCCGTGCCCGTGGTGCCCCAGAGCATGGCGGCGGCCAGTACCAGGCCGACAGGGCCCAAAGCGCTGCGGGGCGATGAGCAAGAGATAGCAGAAGTGACAGACATGAGTGCGCCATCATGCGCGGGCGCGGGCCGCGCATCTGTCGAGAAACGCTTGAAGTGAGGGGGCGGGCTCAGCGCGGCTGACGCAGCTGGCGCGATGTCACGCCGCGCTCGCGCCGCAATGCATAGGCCAGGGCGCTGGCCGAGGCGTAGCCGCAGCGCAGCGCGGTCGCTTCAAGTGCGCTCCCCTGTTTGAGCTGCAGCACGGCAGCGTCCAGACGCAGGCCGCGCAGCCAGTCCTGCGGGGTGCGGTCCGTCAGCTCCACAAAACGGGCATGGAACTGGGCCACGCTCAGGTGCATCAGGCCCGCCAGCCGGGCCGTGGGCCAGCTTTCATGCAAAGCGGCCTGAACCTGTTGCTGCAGCCGCAGCAGATCCAGGCCGCGCCGCTGCAGCAAGGTGGGAGCCTGCAGCACCAGCGCCATCTGCGCGGCAGCCGACAGGCTCGATTGCGGAAAGCGCAGCGACGGGGGCACGGCAAAGCGGCGCAGCTTGTCCAGCCCCTGGGCCATGGGTGCATCGATCACCAGGACCTGGGTTTGCGGTGCGGCCAGATAGCCATGGTCGGCCCCTGCGGGGATGACCATGCCGCAGGCGCTGTCGACAAAGCTGGGTCTGCCGGCCACCTCCAGTTCCATGCGGCCCTGCAGTGCAAACAGAATCTGGGCGTAGTCATGGGCATGGGCCTGATGCTCGCCGCTGTAGCTGCGCACCGATGCCTGTGCCTGGTCAAGCACAGGACGCGAAGATGCGGTGTCACGGCTCATGGGTCAATCGGGCTTACAGAAAGAGACGGCGGTCACGGTAATGGTAGCGTCCGGCGACTGGCGCGGGCAACCGATAATGCCCTCTGCCTCAGAGAACCAGACCATGACCGAGTCGTCCCAAACAAGCACCAGCCCCACTTCCGCAGATGTCGTCATCAAGCCCAAGCGCAGTTGGAGCCAGGCCTTCAAGGTCTATGCCCAGCCCACCAGCTTGCGCATGCTGGCCCTGGGTTTCTCGGCCGGCCTGCCGCTGCTGCTGGTGCTGGGCACCTTGAGCTTCTGGCTGCGCGAGGCCGATATCGATCGCACGACGATAGGATTCCTGAGCTGGGTGGGTCTGGCCTATGCCTTCAAATGGGTGTGGTCTCCGCTGGTGGATCGCCTGCCTCTGCCGGCGCTGACGCGCATGCTGGGGCGGCGGCGCAGCTGGCTGTTGTTTTCGCAGCTGCTGATCGTGGCGGGCCTGCTCGGCATGTCGTTCATGGACCCCAAGCAGTCCCTGCAGCCGCTGGTGTGGTGCGCGCTGCTGGTGGCTTTCGGCTCGGCCACGCAGGATATTGCGCTCGATGCCTATCGCATCGAGTCTGCCAAGGTCGACGACCAGGCAGCCCTGGCCGCCACCTACCAGACCGGCTATCGCCTGGCCATGATCTGGGCCGGCGCCGGCGTGCTGTGGGTGGCGGCGCAGGTGCAAGGGGATGTGCAGGGCTATGTGGTGCAGGCCTGGCATGTGGCCTATACGGCCATGGCGGCGAGCATGCTGGTGGGCATGGTCACGGTGCTGTTCTCGCCCGAGCCTGAAACCCGTCCCATCGCACCGGCGCGCAATGCCGCCGAATGGATCAAGGGCGCGTTGATTGCACCGTTTGCCGACTTCATCGGCCGCTACCGGTGGCAGGCGCTGCTGCTGCTGGCGCTGATCGGCCTGTATCGCGTGAGCGACGTGGTCATGGGCATCATGGCCAACCCGTTCTATGTGGACATGGGCTACACCAAGGAAGAGGTGGCTGCCGTGACCAAGGTATTCGGCGTCATCATGACGCTGCTGGGTGGCTTTGTGGGCGGCACCATGGCCGTGCGCTGGGGCGTGATGCGCGTGCTGATGCTGGGCGCCGTGCTGTCGGCCGGCACCAATATGCTGTTTGCCTCGCTGGCCACACGCGGCCACGATGTCTCGGCGCTGGTCTGGGTGGTCAGTGCCGACAATCTCGCTGGGGGAATTGCCTCGGCGGCCTTTATCGCCTATCTATCGGGCCTGACCAATGTGCAGTACTCGGCCACGCAATATGCGCTGTTCAGCTCCATGATGCTGCTGGCCCCCAAGTGGCTGGCGGGCTTCTCGGGGGTGTTTGTCGATGCTTATGGTTACGAGGCGTTCTTCCACACCACGGCGCTGATGGGATTCCCCGTGCTGCTGCTGATTTTCCTGGCATCCAGAGTGAAAACTGGCTCTGGCGCTTGATGGGTAAGCACTGATAGCTATTGTTTTTGAGCGGATCGGCGTTTACCCAACTTTACGCAGCAGACAAGAGCAGGTCACCTGCGTGCTTCAGCATGACGTCTTGAAGAAATATCGAGGCGCGAGCATGACTACACTGCCCCCTATGAGCACGCACCAACTTCTGATGATTGAGGATGACGTTCGCCTGGCGCAAATGGTGAGCGATTACCTGGGCAATAACGGCCTGGAAGTGACCCATATGGCTGACGGCAAAAGCGGCCTGGAACAACTGCAACCCAGCGATGGTGGCTCGGTCGAGCTGCCCGACCTGGTGATCCTGGACCTGATGCTGCCCGACATGGACGGTCTGGAGGTCTGCCGTCGCATACGTTCCATGCCCGGTACTGCGGCACAGGTGCCTGTGCTGATGCTGACCGCCAAGGGCGATCCCATGGACCGCATCATCGGTCTGGAACTGGGCGCCGACGACTATCTGCCCAAGCCTTTCGAGCCGCGCGAGCTGCTGGCCCGCATTCGCGCCATCCTGCGCCGCAAAGGCAGCGACAGCCAGGCGGCGCCCGCGAATGCCGTCATGCGCTTCGGGAGCCTGGAAATCGATCGCGATGCCCGCACCGTGTCGGTGGGCGAGCAGCAGGCCGACCTCACCTCCTACCAGTTCGACCTGCTGGTGGCACTGGCCGAGCGCGCCGGTCGCGTTCTGACGCGCGACCAGATCATGGAAGCCGTGCGCGGCCGCGAACTGGAGGCCTTCGACCGCTCCATCGACGTGCACATGGGCCGCATCCGCGCCGCTATTGAAGCCGACCCCAAGGCTCCCAAGCGCATTCTCACCGTGCGTGGTGTGGGCTACGTTTTTGCCAAGCAACAAGACTGATGAAGCTGCTGCATGCTTTCTCCCAGCGCCTGTATCTGCGCATCTGGCTGGCGGTGGTGGTCGGCGTGGCCGTGCTCACGCTGTGCGTGGCCTGGGCCTGGAATATTGCCGAAGAGCAGCGCGCTCAGAACAGCACCACGCCGCCCTCGCGCGAGATGGTGCTCAAAGGCCCCGAGGGCGAGGTTCTTGTGGAGGGGCGTGGCAACCGCATCTCCGGTTCGCCCGTAGATGGCGTGCGTTTTGAAATTGCCGCCCGGGACGGGCAGGTCTATGAGCTGTGGATGGCGCCACGCGAGTGGCGTGAGGGTCGTCCTCCACCGCGTGATGGTGCCGTCGCCTTCTGGCTGCGTCCGCCGTTCGGCTTTCTGTGGATGCTGGGCCTGGTCGGCGTGGCGGTGGTTGTGGGCGTGTTTCCCATCATTCGTCGCCTGCTCAAGCGTCTGGAAAACCTGCAGCGCGGCGTCAAGCGCTTCGGCGAGGGCGATCTGTCGGTGCGTGTCCCCGAGCATGGTCATGACGAGGTGGCGGATCTGGCGCACCAGTTCAACGCCGCCGCAGCGCGCATCGAGACCTTGATGACGTCTCACAAATCTCTGCTGGCCAATGCCTCGCATGAACTGCGTTCGCCGCTGACGCGCATCCGCATGGGCCTGGAGTTCATGGGGGATGATCCGGCCAGTGCACGCGCCAAGGCCGAGATCCAGCGCAATATTGCCGAGCTTGACCAGCTGGTCGACGAGATCCTGCTGGCCAGCCGCCTGGACTCCAGCGAGGTCGATGTGGGTACGGTGGAGTCGGTCGATTTGATCGGTCTGGCGGCCGAGGAGTG
This window of the Comamonas testosteroni genome carries:
- a CDS encoding ABC transporter substrate-binding protein, translated to MSKQWAIWSAIALAAAASGSSAMAQEKIKVGFMLPFSGTYAALGVAIENGFRMQVAEQGGKLGGREIEYFKVDDESDPAKATDNVNRLIKRDKVDVIVGTVHSGVAMAMAKAAKESGTVLIVPNAGADAVTGPMCAPNIFRSSFSNWQTAYPMGVVAAKEGKKNAMTLTWKYAAGEEAVNGFKEGFEKSGGKVSKQLTLPFPNVEFQALLTEIAAAKPDAVFSFFAGAGAVKFVKDYHASGLSKTIPLYGPGFLTDGTLEAQGEAAQGMLTTLHYADELGTARDQAFRTNYAKNYKLQPDVYAVQGYDAAQMLAVGLKAAGGDIGKKDVFRTAIEKATIASPRGDFTLSKAHNPVQDIYLRKVDGKENKKISVAVKALADPARGCRM
- a CDS encoding benzoate-CoA ligase family protein — its product is MTDFSQAFNFAQHLFDLNQARGDKNAYTDDQGTLSYAQLQEQARRLAHGLLAAGIHREERVLLVMHDMREWVISFLGAMYAGVVPVAVNTLLTAADYAYMLEHCRAQAIFTNGALVAVMQQALEQAQHEVNHIWVARPDEAPQGLPPAFEPLQPWLLQQTPLAHAARTMGDDPGFWLYSSGSTGKPKGAVHTHANPYWTAELYGKPVLGLSESDVCFSAAKLYFAYGLGNALTFPLSVGASVVLMAERPTPEATFRRWTEHQPTVFFGAPTGFAGMLAHSALPPREQVSLRMCSSAGEALPAEIAQRFKTHFGADIVDGIGSTEMLHIFISNRPDDIRYGSTGKPVPGYVVELRGEDGQPVADGEIGDLYIKGPSAALMYWANRDKTRDTFQGVWLKSGDKYVRDAEGYYTYAGRSDDMLKVSGIYVSPFEVESTLQQHPAVLEAAVIGVTDEQGLTKTKSYVVCKPGQSASEAELKAFVKSRLAAYKYPRFIEFVDELPKTATGKIQRFRLRELESKPR
- a CDS encoding 3,4-dehydroadipyl-CoA semialdehyde dehydrogenase, producing MTELLANHVAGRWQTGGGPGSVLRDPVLGVELVRVDATGLDLGAAFAFARDTGGKALRALSYARRASLLAEIAAVLQSRRDAYYEISTANSGTVRNDTAVDVDGGIYTLNQYARWGAALDDARHLSDGEAVALAKDGAFLSRHIQVPTRGVALFINAFNFPAWGLWEKAAPALLSGLPIIVKPATATAWLTQRMVRDVIDAGILPPGALSIVCGSAAGLLDQLQPMDVVSFTGSADTAATIRSHAAITRHSVRSNIEADSVNCALLMPGHGPGSEAAALLAREVVREMTVKSGQKCTAIRRVLVPQALYDGVAQAIGAQLTKITVGNPRNDAVRMGSLVSREHYDSVQQGLGRLLEHTTALHDGRRNALIDADPAIAACAQPVLLGTQDPDGSALVHDMEVFGPVATLIPYRDLAHGLALAHRGQGSLVCSIYGDDDQALAAAATDLAASHGRVHVVTPAVAKLHTGHGNVMPQSQHGGPGRAGGGSELGGLRALDFYHRKSAIQAAPQVLQALAETTGA
- a CDS encoding helix-turn-helix transcriptional regulator → MDQLDMASALVAEGDEAGKSPLLQALGERVRNLRARRGLTRRGLASAAVVSERHLANLEYGTGNVSILVLQQIANALQCSMAELLGDVTTASAEWLLLRELLEGSSEADLKRVRLAAGEILGTAPTGDPHRASRIALIGLRGAGKSTLGRMLAEQLNVPFLELNQEIERVAGCSVREIYDLYGAGAYRRYERRALEEAVQIYSDVVIATPGGIVSDPATFNELLSHCTTVWLQAQPDEHMSRVVAQGDTRPMAANPEAMDDLRRILDGRSAFYSKADHVLDTSGKSLPQSFRQLKALVAA
- a CDS encoding acyl-CoA dehydrogenase family protein, with protein sequence MQALDTHDVFNQFDELTDIDLLQVDAALQEVLQRQQAQGFVPALSRFAQQLGQKHRWEQAELANRHTPELQRFDARGRVLDAVEFHPSWHRLMQLYREQGLISLPFESLSRGRWSAWAAGFYLHGQVEQGSLCPATMTTAAIPVLQKEPQLWSQLKARLFSHEYDASDLPLSQKKSIWIGMGMTEKQGGSDVRANTTVARPVHEGGRGGEYLLRGHKWFFSAPMCDAHLVVARMATASGELGGHACFFVPRWRPDGSKNPVRVQRLKDKVGNRSNSSSEVELQDAWGILMGEEGRGIPTIIEMASYTRLNCVLGSAAIVRSATVQSIAYARQRSAFGKHLADQPLMATVLADLALESEASMQLAMHLAQAYELEAEGDLLARAWKRIMTPAAKFWICKRSVEITGEAMEVFGGNGYVQDSIVARLFREAPVNSIWEGSGNVMCLDVLRAMGREPEAARLLLQDLSDMAADRPLLTAMAQSLAQRLSAAPDALEPQARRLVQDLCLLAQACLMHRHAPAPMADGFIHTRLGAQNGAMVVGAFDPAGLDIAAILQRALPA
- a CDS encoding M48 family metallopeptidase, which produces MHALISSLRLPSTRNCLLPALVCAALMHAPAQAQVEVGKASVMRQLVPAETLENSATQQYQELLQKAKAQGALADAGNPQLQRLRGIAQRLIPYAAQWNPRASQWRWEVNLIGSKQINAFCMPGGKIAFYTGIIDQLKLTDDEIAMIMGHEMAHALREHSREQLAKNQATSIGISLGAQLLGLGDIGNAAARLGGQLLSLKFSRNDESDADLVGLELAARAGFNPQAAVSLWRKMGQATGEGGIGFLSTHPTGPDRIRQLEGNVPRVMGLYEHARRR
- a CDS encoding DMT family transporter gives rise to the protein MGPVGLVLAAAMLWGTTGTAQHFAPAPLSPYWVGGLRMVMAALFFVALAMVLDRGYARQPISWARIVFCGLCMAVYNLSFFAGIKASGVALGTALAIGSGPIWAGLMQAVVQKRMPSPQWWLGTCTGVGGGIVMALAATDRQHLPWTGMALCLLAGLSYAAYALVNQALVLQARVATVNAWVFACAALLSLPVSAWLGGPLQISADGWAVVIYLGMVATGLAYLLFSVGLRGMSAATGVALSKAEPITAFALSLLVVGERPAWWSVIGLLGVIGGLWLVVQAERKTAETV